In a single window of the Phycisphaerae bacterium genome:
- a CDS encoding glycosyltransferase family 2 protein → MWQEDAAVRYLVAIPIYNEARSLPRVLEQVRYYAPDILVIDDGSTDETPQLLAAERGIHHIRHVDNRGYGQSLIDAFAFAVERGYDWLITMDCDEQHEAAWIPYFLWSAAADDADIISGSRYLQEMPGNSQPPLDRRAVNQKVTDLLNEILHLGITDAFCGFKAYRVSALRHLNITIPGYAMPLQLWVQAACRDLRIREIPIRLIYNDPNRHFGGALDDPDARLMYYYDVLVHELGGSLDELKQKAVDRVICSCDALEPG, encoded by the coding sequence TATCTGGTCGCCATACCCATCTACAATGAGGCCCGCTCGCTGCCCAGGGTCCTCGAGCAGGTTCGCTACTACGCACCTGACATTCTGGTCATTGACGACGGCTCGACCGATGAAACGCCGCAACTGCTGGCCGCCGAAAGGGGTATCCACCACATCCGCCACGTGGACAACCGCGGGTATGGCCAGAGCCTGATCGACGCCTTCGCGTTCGCGGTCGAGCGCGGCTACGACTGGCTCATCACCATGGATTGCGACGAGCAGCATGAAGCGGCCTGGATCCCGTACTTCCTGTGGTCGGCGGCCGCCGACGACGCCGACATCATCAGCGGCTCGCGTTATCTGCAGGAGATGCCCGGCAACTCGCAGCCGCCGCTGGACCGCCGGGCGGTCAACCAGAAAGTCACCGACCTGCTCAACGAAATCCTCCACTTGGGCATCACCGACGCGTTCTGCGGGTTCAAGGCCTACCGGGTTTCCGCCCTGAGGCATCTGAATATCACCATTCCTGGCTATGCCATGCCCCTGCAGCTGTGGGTCCAAGCGGCTTGCCGGGACCTCCGCATCCGCGAGATTCCCATCCGTCTGATCTACAACGACCCCAACCGGCACTTCGGCGGGGCTCTTGATGACCCCGACGCCCGCCTGATGTACTATTATGACGTGCTCGTCCACGAGCTGGGTGGCTCGCTCGACGAGCTCAAGCAGAAGGCGGTTGACCGCGTCATTTGCAGCTGCGACGCCCTGGAACCGGGCTAG